From a region of the Paenibacillus segetis genome:
- the pgsA gene encoding CDP-diacylglycerol--glycerol-3-phosphate 3-phosphatidyltransferase, with product MNLPNRITLARIFMIPLMLVALLVDFEWWTHELQFGNYHLPLNQLIGALLFIVAASTDGIDGYIARKRNMVTNLGKLLDPLADKLLVAAVLVALAAMGKCDSWMVIIIISREFAVTGLREVALLEGSVIAASKWGKIKTITQIVAISALLLNNFPFEWLNIPFDDIAIWLAVLITIYSGIDYFVKNKALFSLSKA from the coding sequence CTGAATCTGCCTAACCGAATCACGCTTGCTCGTATTTTTATGATTCCGCTTATGCTTGTGGCGCTGCTCGTAGATTTTGAGTGGTGGACGCATGAACTGCAATTTGGGAATTATCATCTTCCGCTCAATCAACTGATCGGTGCATTGCTGTTTATTGTTGCGGCAAGTACGGATGGAATTGATGGTTATATTGCCCGCAAACGTAATATGGTTACTAATCTAGGCAAATTGCTTGATCCATTGGCTGATAAACTATTAGTTGCAGCTGTGTTAGTTGCGCTTGCTGCGATGGGTAAATGTGACTCATGGATGGTCATCATTATTATCAGCCGTGAATTTGCCGTGACTGGCTTACGTGAAGTAGCATTGTTAGAGGGTTCTGTTATCGCTGCTAGCAAGTGGGGAAAAATAAAGACGATCACTCAGATTGTCGCCATTTCAGCGTTGTTACTCAACAACTTCCCATTCGAATGGTTAAATATTCCATTTGATGACATCGCGATCTGGCTAGCTGTGTTGATTACGATTTATTCAGGTATCGACTATTTTGTCAAAAACAAAGCACTGTTTTCGTTGTCTAAGGCTTAA
- a CDS encoding helix-turn-helix domain-containing protein has protein sequence MSDLGQQLKEARLAKGLSLDDVQEVTKIRKRYLEAIEAGDYKVLPGSFYVRAFIKTYAEAVGINADELLEEHSQHVPATVSEQQTMEPVLQKRRSRVATERNSKWLSTTLMWSFAVLILIVIYLYFTVWGNTDKPDDKQVTDPTKLTQIEKDPLNPDNSDSASGGNVQNGDNTEPEKGQNGSDNGNTGNTENTGNEGTDNGTDTDVPQDITVVPDGKDGSTTKFKVQNPGGAPVEVVITATGRSWMDIRKGDKNGEKLFFDTTADGDVLKYELGPEGIYIKSGASPYTTITVAGVVVEDGKNTSKIQLNLDSGENTNTEGTVE, from the coding sequence GTGTCGGATTTGGGTCAGCAGTTAAAAGAAGCGCGCCTTGCCAAAGGTTTGTCGCTCGACGATGTTCAAGAAGTAACAAAAATTCGCAAAAGGTATTTGGAAGCCATCGAGGCGGGAGATTACAAGGTTTTGCCAGGGAGTTTTTATGTGCGGGCATTTATTAAAACTTATGCAGAAGCTGTAGGTATTAACGCAGATGAATTACTCGAAGAGCATAGCCAACACGTTCCGGCTACGGTATCAGAGCAACAGACGATGGAACCAGTACTTCAAAAGCGTCGCAGTCGAGTAGCGACGGAACGCAATTCTAAATGGTTGTCGACAACGTTGATGTGGTCCTTTGCAGTGTTAATTCTTATCGTTATTTATTTATATTTTACGGTTTGGGGCAATACAGACAAACCAGATGATAAGCAGGTGACAGATCCAACCAAGCTTACTCAAATTGAGAAGGACCCTTTAAATCCAGACAATTCTGACTCCGCTTCTGGAGGAAATGTTCAAAATGGCGATAATACTGAGCCAGAAAAAGGTCAGAATGGATCGGACAACGGAAATACAGGGAATACTGAAAATACAGGTAATGAGGGAACTGACAATGGCACGGATACAGATGTGCCGCAAGACATAACCGTTGTACCTGATGGTAAAGATGGTAGCACTACAAAGTTTAAGGTTCAGAATCCGGGGGGAGCGCCGGTAGAAGTTGTCATTACCGCGACAGGCCGGAGTTGGATGGACATTCGTAAAGGGGATAAGAACGGGGAAAAGCTATTTTTTGATACAACTGCCGATGGCGATGTATTGAAATATGAGCTCGGACCTGAAGGCATATATATTAAATCAGGTGCTTCTCCTTACACGACAATCACTGTTGCTGGAGTGGTCGTGGAAGATGGCAAAAATACGTCTAAGATCCAGTTGAATCTGGATTCGGGTGAGAACACCAATACCGAGGGTACTGTCGAATAA
- a CDS encoding YajQ family cyclic di-GMP-binding protein yields the protein MASESSYDIVSKMDMQELANAIDQTEREIANRFDFKGSKSELKIEKDVLVIASDDEYKLNAVIDILQSKMIKRGLPIKNLDYGKIEPASLGSVRQRINLKTGIDQENAKKINVLIRDSKLKVKSQIQGDSIRVTGKSKDDLQEIMQLLRKADLSVDLQFTNFK from the coding sequence ATGGCTTCAGAAAGTTCATATGATATCGTCTCAAAAATGGATATGCAGGAACTTGCTAACGCGATCGATCAGACGGAACGGGAGATCGCTAATCGTTTTGATTTTAAAGGTAGCAAGAGTGAGCTTAAGATTGAAAAAGATGTACTCGTTATCGCCTCTGACGATGAATACAAATTGAATGCTGTTATCGATATATTACAGTCCAAGATGATCAAACGGGGCTTGCCAATCAAGAATCTTGATTATGGTAAGATTGAACCAGCTTCCCTTGGTTCAGTACGTCAGCGGATCAATTTGAAGACAGGTATAGATCAGGAAAATGCGAAGAAGATAAACGTTCTGATTCGTGATTCCAAATTAAAAGTCAAAAGTCAGATTCAAGGTGATTCAATCCGAGTTACAGGAAAAAGTAAAGATGATCTTCAGGAGATCATGCAATTACTTCGCAAGGCTGATCTGTCTGTCGATTTACAATTTACTAATTTTAAATAG
- a CDS encoding DUF3388 domain-containing protein yields the protein MKQKQWYMEYKIHKNRPGLLGDIASMLGMLEVNILTINGVEGETRGMLIESNDDEKIALIGNMLSKVDSITVTAFRSPRLVDLLAVRHGRYINRDSDDQKTFRFTRDELGLLVDFLGEVLKRDGHQVIGLRGMPRVGKTESIIAGSVCAMKRWTFVSSTLLRQTVRSQLSEDEINPHNVFIIDGIISTLRTNEKHHQLLQEIMSMPSTKVIEHPDVFIKETSYEYDDFDIIIELRNNPEEEIVYDTFTTMYDDEL from the coding sequence ATGAAACAGAAACAGTGGTATATGGAATATAAGATACATAAGAACCGTCCAGGTTTACTGGGGGATATTGCCTCAATGCTGGGGATGCTTGAGGTTAATATTTTGACGATCAATGGTGTCGAAGGGGAAACACGGGGAATGTTGATCGAGAGCAATGATGACGAGAAGATTGCTCTGATCGGCAATATGCTCAGCAAAGTCGATAGCATTACGGTAACTGCTTTCCGAAGCCCACGTTTAGTTGATTTGTTGGCTGTTCGGCATGGGCGTTATATCAATCGCGATTCCGATGATCAGAAGACATTTCGGTTCACAAGGGATGAACTTGGGTTATTAGTCGACTTTTTGGGTGAAGTATTAAAGAGAGACGGACATCAGGTCATTGGTTTGCGTGGTATGCCCCGGGTTGGTAAGACGGAATCCATTATCGCAGGCAGTGTCTGTGCAATGAAGCGTTGGACCTTTGTGTCCTCAACCTTGCTTCGTCAGACTGTGCGTAGTCAATTATCTGAGGATGAAATAAATCCTCATAATGTCTTTATCATAGATGGCATTATCAGCACACTCCGTACCAATGAAAAGCATCATCAATTGCTGCAAGAGATCATGTCTATGCCATCGACTAAAGTCATTGAACATCCAGATGTATTTATCAAGGAAACAAGTTATGAATACGATGACTTTGACATTATTATTGAATTACGTAACAATCCGGAAGAAGAAATCGTATATGATACGTTTACTACGATGTATGATGATGAATTATAG
- a CDS encoding competence/damage-inducible protein A has translation MKAEIIAVGTELLLGQIVNSNAQYLSQELASLGIDVYVQTVVGDNINRLCEAVRLASSRADLMIFTGGIGPTQDDITKQALASVLGRSLHIDRMAMDNLDRFFKDRGTPMTENNRRQALAIDGGTPLPNETGLAVGNAIAEDGKFYIVLPGPPSEMKPMFQNEAKPWILQHVLTNEMPIYSTMLKFAGIGESLLETKLMDLIENQTDPTIAPYSKESEVTIRISTKADSESEASGKLKTMEQEIASRLSEHLYANEDVPIEKVIIDMMTEQGLTLAVAESCTGGLLMETITTIPGSATVFIGGIVCYSNAMKEKLLNVPHDMLEGEDAPGAVSAETAQVLAEQVRMIVDTDFGVSITGVAGPGYSERKPVGLVYIAISRRGGDTMVMELNLKGNRDTIRIRSAKTVLYHLWKQLKANEAAN, from the coding sequence ATGAAAGCGGAAATTATTGCAGTAGGTACGGAACTATTACTTGGTCAAATCGTAAATTCCAATGCTCAATACTTATCTCAGGAATTGGCGTCGCTTGGTATTGATGTATATGTACAAACCGTGGTAGGTGACAATATAAATCGCCTGTGTGAGGCGGTACGACTCGCTTCATCCCGTGCCGATCTCATGATTTTCACTGGGGGAATTGGGCCTACACAAGACGATATTACGAAGCAAGCACTAGCTTCTGTCCTAGGAAGATCTCTACATATCGACCGGATGGCAATGGATAATCTGGATCGTTTCTTTAAAGACCGAGGTACTCCAATGACAGAGAACAATCGGCGACAGGCTTTGGCTATTGATGGTGGCACTCCTCTGCCAAATGAGACAGGGCTAGCCGTAGGAAATGCTATCGCTGAGGATGGTAAGTTCTATATTGTTCTACCAGGACCACCTAGTGAAATGAAACCTATGTTTCAGAATGAGGCGAAACCATGGATTCTCCAGCACGTTCTGACGAACGAGATGCCGATTTATTCAACAATGCTCAAATTTGCCGGCATCGGTGAATCTTTGCTTGAGACGAAATTGATGGATCTGATTGAGAATCAGACCGATCCTACGATTGCGCCTTATTCAAAGGAAAGCGAAGTTACGATTCGCATCTCGACGAAGGCGGATAGTGAGAGTGAGGCATCAGGCAAGCTAAAAACGATGGAGCAGGAGATCGCTTCTAGGTTATCTGAGCATCTCTATGCGAATGAGGATGTTCCAATCGAGAAAGTCATTATAGATATGATGACAGAGCAGGGGCTTACTTTAGCCGTAGCGGAGAGTTGTACGGGCGGTCTTTTGATGGAGACAATTACTACGATTCCGGGCAGTGCTACCGTGTTCATTGGCGGAATCGTATGCTACTCCAACGCAATGAAGGAGAAGTTACTTAACGTACCGCATGACATGTTGGAGGGTGAGGATGCGCCTGGTGCTGTTAGCGCTGAAACGGCGCAGGTACTCGCTGAGCAGGTGCGGATGATTGTTGATACAGACTTTGGTGTATCCATTACTGGTGTGGCTGGCCCGGGGTATTCTGAGCGTAAACCTGTTGGCCTCGTCTACATCGCTATATCCCGTAGAGGTGGCGACACCATGGTGATGGAGCTGAAC